The following are encoded in a window of Balaenoptera ricei isolate mBalRic1 chromosome 1, mBalRic1.hap2, whole genome shotgun sequence genomic DNA:
- the CR2 gene encoding complement receptor type 2: protein MGAAGPLWVFLALAVPGVLGQCKFLPRYPFAKPKIQSDQSEFAVGTTWEYECLPGYVKRSFFIICLETSKWSDAQPICKRKSCVTPRELLHGFVLAPRGIVFGSTITYSCDKGYRLIGDSSATCIISDNIVTWDKDMPFCESIPCESPPAISNGDFYSSSSEDFYYGMVVTYKCHVGPNGKKLFDLVGEKSIYCTSKDNRVGIWSSPPPRCIHVVKCPIPEVENGIMESGFRRSFSLNDSVMFKCKPGFTMKGSNTVWCQLNSKWNPPLPRCFKGCLPPPHVYHGNYNKLDEEFFAVGQEVSYSCEPGYTLIGTHPMQCTSLGTWSHPAPKCEAKSCDAIPNQLLNGHVVAPPNLQLGAEVAFVCDKGYRLNGQSSSQCVSEGMRVLWNNKFPVCERIFCDPPPPIKNGRNSYHSGSIAVNAVVRYSCLGAFRLIGESILFCITKDKVNGIWDKAAPICEYYNKNSICSEPIVPGGYRNKMSRPPYRHGDSVTFTCNTNFTMKGNKTVWCQANKTWGPTPLPTCESDIPLECPSLPTIANGHHTGESVNSFAPGLSVTYSCEPGYLLLGEKTIRCLSSGDWSAVTPTCKEAQCEPPGPFLNGQLKRPTSLRVGATVNFSCSEGYRLQGQPSSQCVIVGQRTFWTKMPVCEEILCPPPPSILNGRHTGSSSVNVRYGSTVTYTCDRGPEQGVNFILTGERTIHCTTDSQKTGTWSGPAPRCELSVSEVRCPPPQILRGQISSGQKDQYSYNDTVVFACVFGFTMKGSKGIRCNAQGTWEPSVPVCEKDCQAPPKILHGQKEDRHMIRFDPGTSIKYSCDPGYVLVGEESIHCTSEGVWIPTAPTCKVAECEPIGKQVFKKPKNQLIRPDVNSSCDEGYRLGESVYQQCQGTIPWFMEIRLCKDITCPPPPVIYNGVHTGSSSDVLYGTTVTYTCNPGPERGVKFNLIGESTIRCTSNDQEMGIWSGPAPLCKLSLPAVQCSHVHVANGYKISSKEAPYFYNDSVIFKCNNGFTLKGSSQVRCKANNTWDPEIPVCEKGCQPPSGLHHGRHTGGNRVLFVSGMTVDYTCDPGYLLVGNRSIHCMPSGNWSPSAPRCEEAPCQPLKEGLQELPLGSPVVPVNMSCQDGYQLTGHAYRKCQGDKNRVWFQKIPLCKVIHCQPPPVINNGRHRGVMAEHFLYGNEISYECDQGFYLLGEKSIRCISDSKGRGSWSGPPPQCIKSPPVTHCPNPEVTHGYKLNKTRSSYSHNDIVHVACDPGFIMNGSHLIRCHTDNKWVPAVPTCIKKAFLGCQHPFKIPHGNHTGGDIARFSPGMSILYSCNQGYLLVGEALLLCTHEGTWNGPVPYCKEVNCSFPEHINGIQSGLEPGKMYQYGAVITLECEDGYTLEGSPQSQCQEDHGWNPPLAVCKSPSSLVPLICGFSAGVVALFCLGAITLRMILKHRECNYYTNTSRKEDIHLETLEVYSVDPYNLAN, encoded by the exons ATGGGCGCCGCGGGTCCGCTCTGGGTTTTCTTGGCTCTCGCCGTGCCAGGGGTCCTCG GTCAGTGTAAGTTCCTGCCAAGGTATCCTTTTGCTAAGCCTAAAATTCAGAGTGATCAGTCTGAGTTTGCTGTTGGGACAACTTGGGAATATGAATGCCTTCCTGGGTATGTCAAGAGGTCATTCTTTATCATCTGCCTAGAGACCTCCAAGTGGTCAGATGCTCAGCCAATCTGTAAAC GTAAATCATGTGTAACTCCTAGAGAACTCCTCCATGGCTTTGTCCTTGCACCCAGGGGTATCGTGTTTGGGTCAACAATTACATATTCTTGTGATAAAGG ATATCGACTCATTGGTGACTCCTCTGCCACATGTATTATCTCAGACAATATTGTAACCTGGGATAAGGACATGCCTTTTTGTGAAT CTATTCCTTGTGAGTCACCCCCAGCCATCTCCAATGGAGACTTTTACAGCAGCAGTAGCGAGGACTTTTACTATGGAATGGTGGTTACTTATAAGTGCCATGTTGGACCGAATGGGAAAAAGCTGTTTGACCTCGTGGGTGAGAAGTCAATATATTGCACCAGCAAAGACAATCGAGTTGGCATCTGGAGCAGCCCTCCCCCTCGGTGTATTCATGTAGTCAAATGCCCAATTCCAGAAGTTGAAAATGGAATTATGGAATCTGGATTTAGACGCTCATTTTCCTTAAATGATTCTGTGATGTTTAAGTGTAAGCCTGGCTTTACCATGAAAGGCAGCAACACAGTATGGTGCCAACTAAACAGCAAATGGAACCCTCCACTGCCAAGGTGCTTCAAGG GGTGTCTACCACCTCCACATGTCTACCATGGTAATTATAACAAATTGGATGAGGAATTCTTTGCAGTTGGACAGGAAGTGTCCTACAGCTGTGAGCCTGGCTATACTCTCATTGGAACTCACCCTATGCAGTGTACATCCTTGGGAACCTGGAGCCATCCAGCCCCCAAATGTGAAG CAAAATCATGTGATGCCATTCCAAACCAACTTCTCAACGGTCATGTGGTAGCTCCTCCTAATCTCCAGCTTGGGGCAGAGGTTGCATTTGTTTGTGATAAGGG GTACCGGTTAAATGGCCAATCTTCTAGTCAGTGTGTCTCAGAAGGAATGAGAGTACTCTGGAATAATAAGTTTCCTGTCTGTGAAC GGATTTTTTGTGACCCTCCTCCTCCTATCAAAAATGGGCGGAATAGTTATCATTCTGGTTCCATAGCTGTTAACGCTGTGGTGAGGTACAGCTGTTTGGGTGCCTTCCGCCTCATTGGAGAAAGTATTCTTTTTTGTATAACTAAAGACAAAGTGAATGGAATCTGGGATAAAGCTGCTCCTATATGTgaatattacaataaaaattctATTTGCTCTGAGCCCATAGTACCAGGtggatacagaaataaaatgtctAGACCACCATACAGACATGGTGATTCTGTGACATTTACCTGTAATACCAACTTCACcatgaaaggaaacaaaactgtTTGGTGCCAAGCAAATAAAACATGGGGGCCAACACCACTACCAACCTGTGAAAGTG atatCCCCCTGGAGTGTCCATCACTTCCCACAATCGCCAATGGGCATCACACAGGGGAGAGTGTTAATTCCTTTGCCCCAGGATTGTCTGTGACCTACAGCTGTGAACCTGGTTACTTGCTTCTTGGAGAAAAGACCATTCGCTGTTTGTCTTCGGGAGACTGGAGTGCTGTCACTCCCACATGTAAAG AGGCACAGTGTGAACCTCCAGGACCATTTCTCAATGGGCAGTTAAAGAGGCCCACAAGTCTTCGGGTTGGTGCAACTGTGAACTTTTCCTGTAGTGAAGG GTATCGATTACAAGGCCAACCTTCTAGCCAGTGTGTAATTGTTGGACAGCGTACTTTTTGGACCAAGATGCCAGTATGTGAAG AAATTCTTTGCCCACCACCTCCTTCTATTCTCAATGGAAGACATACGGGCAGCTCTTCAGTGAATGTTCGGTATGGAAGCACAGTCACTTATACCTGTGACCGGGGCCCAGAGCAAGGAGTGAACTTCATCCTCACTGGGGAGAGAACTATCCATTGTACCACTGATAGTCAGAAGACTGGGACCTGGAGCGGCCCTGCCCCACGCTGTGAACTTTCTGTTTCTGAGGTTCGGTGTCCACCTCCCCAGATCCTAAGAGGCCAAATATCATCCGGGCAGAAAGATCAATATTCCTATAATGACACTGTGGTATTTGCTTGCGTATTTGGCTTCACCATGAAGGGCAGCAAGGGAATCCGATGTAATGCCCAAGGCACATGGGAACCATCGGTACCAGTCTGTGAAAAGG ATTGTCAAGCTCCTCCTAAAATCCTCCATGGGCAAAAGGAAGATAGACACATGATTCGCTTTGACCCTGGAACATCCATAAAATATAGCTGCGACCCTGGCTATGTGCTGGTGGGAGAAGAATCCATACATTGTACCTCTGAGGGAGTGTGGATACCCACTGCCCCCACATGCAAAG TGGCAGAATGTGAACCTATAGGAAAGCAAGTCTTTAAAAAACCCAAGAACCAACTTATCAGACCAGATGTCAACTCTTCTTGTGATGAAGG GTACCGGCTAGGCGAGAGTGTTTATCAGCAGTGTCAAGGCACAATTCCTTGGTTTATGGAGATTCGTCTCTGTAAAG ATATCACCTGCCCACCACCCCCTGTTATCTACAATGGAGTACACACAGGGAGTTCCTCAGATGTCCTATATGGTACCACAGTCACTTACACATGTAACCCCGGGCCAGAGAGAGGAGTGAAGTTCAACCTCATTGGGGAGAGCACCATCCGTTGTACAAGCAACGATCAAGAGATGGGCATCTGGAGTGGACCCGCTCCTCTCTGTAAACTTTCCCTCCCTGCTGTTCAGTGCTCACATGTCCACGTTGCAAATGGATACAAGATATCTAGCAAGGAAGCCCCATATTTCTACAATGACAGTGTGATATTCAAGTGTAATAATGGATTTACTTTGAAGGGCAGCAGTCAGGTTCGTTGCAAAGCCAATAACACCTGGGATCCTGAAATACCAGTTTGTGAAAAAG GCTGTCAGCCACCTTCTGGGCTCCACCATGGTCGGCATACAGGTGGAAATAGGGTCCTCTTTGTCTCTGGGATGACTGTAGACTACACCTGTGATCCTGGCTACTTGCTTGTGGGAAACAGATCCATTCACTGTATGCCTTCAGGAAATTGGAGTCCTTCTGCCCCTCGGTGTGAAG AAGCACCATGCCAACCTTTGAAGGAAGGTCTTCAAGAGCTTCCACTTGGTTCACCTGTGGTACCAGTTAATATGTCCTGCCAAGATGG GTACCAGTTGACTGGACATGCTTATCGGAAATGTCAAGGTGATAAGAATAGGGTTTGGTTCCAAAAGATTCCACTTTGTAaag TTATCCACTGTCAACCTCCACCAGTGATTAACAATGGGAGGCACAGGGGTGTGATGGCAGAACACTTTCTGTATGGAAATGAAATTTCTTATGAATGTGACCAAGGATTCTATCTTCTGGGAGAGAAAAGTATACGGTGCATAAGTGATTCTAAAGGACGTGGATCTTGGAGTGGACCTCCCCCACAGTGCATAAAATCTCCTCCTGTGACTCACTGCCCTAATCCAGAGGTCACACATGGATACAAGCTAAATAAAACTCGTTCTTCATATTCCCACAATGACATAGTACATGTTGCCTGTGATCCCGGCTTCATCATGAATGGGAGTCACTTGATTAGGTGTCATACTGACAACAAATGGGTGCCAGCTGTACCAACTTGTATCAAAAAGG CTTTCTTAGGATGTCAACATCCATTTAAGATCCCCCACGGAAATCATACTGGTGGAGACATAGCTCGATTTTCTCCCGGAATGTCAATCCTGTATAGCTGCAACCAAGGCTACCTGCTTGTAGGAGAGGCACTCCTTCTTTGCACACATGAAGGAACCTGGAATGGACCTGTCCCTTATTGCAAAG